Genomic segment of Planctomycetia bacterium:
GGCTTCGGAATGTTGTGCCAGTCGAGCCGGGCCGGATCGTCGAACCGCATCGTTACCTTGGCGAGGGTGGCGGCATCGAGACCGACTAGGAACTTCTCGGCGGCGGCAGTGATCGCCGCGGCGACTTTCGCTGTGGAGGGAACGGCCGTGGAGGGAACGGCCGGCGAGGCCGACTCGGGAGCCGCGGCTTGCGCGAGCGTCAACAGCAGCGACCAAGCGTAACACGAAAGAGCGAGACGTTTCATATCCGAAAGTTCCTTCAATGACATGGGAAGGCGAGCGAGACGGAACAGCGACTGCGGCCAGGGGGAGGAACGGCGAGGCGGGGTCGGCGCGAGGCCGAGATGGTGCGAGGCGGTGGGAGCTGCCCGGAGCGTCGGGCCGATAATACCAAGTCGCGCGGCCATTATCGACGACGAACCGGTTTCGCTCAACGGGGTGATTCGGGCATTCGGGTCGCTACGGAGTCTTCCGAATACGAAACGTCACCGGAACGTGTACATGCTGATCGACCGGTTTGCCGTCGCGAAGCGCCGGGGTGAAAGTCCAGTCTCGTACCGCCTCGATCCACGCCTGATCCATGTCCGAGTAGCCGGAACTCTTGAAAACCGAAACGGAGAGAACCTTCCCTTCGGTGCTCACATGCACCGCGAGATCGGCCGAACCGTCGAGTTTCTGCGCGTAGGCATACGGGGGGTAAATTGGCAACCGGCGCGAGAGGATCGTCGGCGCCGTGACGATGCCGCGCATTTCTTGCGTGACGATCGTCACCGTGCTGTCGGATTCGATCGTCTCGGTTTCCGGTGGCTTCGCCAGCGGTTGCTTACGCTTCGGCGGCGTGAGGGGCTGCTCTTCGGGAGGCTTTTCTTCTTCTTCGATCTTCTCCATCGGTGGAGGGGCGATCGGCACCGCGACCGCCTGCGGGCGCGGAAGCTCGGCCGTGATCACCGCTTCGGGCGGCAGCTCGACCTTGGCGATCAGCAGCTCAAGCGGCTTCGGCAACTCTTTGAGCTTCGTCGGCTTGACCAAGTCCGGAAGCTCCACCTTCGGCTTCGCGGCGATCAGCGTGATCGCGACGCTCGTCCGCCCGGCCTCGGGCTCGAGCGCAATCCGAATCACCGTCGACCCGGGATGGTAATGGAAAACGAACCAATAGTGCCCCGCGACGCTTCCGCCGAGCAACAAGACGAAGACGGCATAGTCGAGCAGGAAGCGTCGCAAATCAAAACCCCGTGCCGCAAATCAACCTCTTAACGATCGAAACCGGAGCCCGCCTAGCGGCGGCGACTTGACAGCGGCCTCGCCTCGCTAATGATAGTAAGTCTCATCGGCTTTCGTTTGTTTCATGCCGGTGAACCAATCATACTTGATCGCGCTGCGCCGAAAAAGACTCTTATCGTCAAGCGATCGTCGTAGAGTCACGGGACGAACCTGAGGCAAGTACTACCGCTCGGCGGTAGATCGAATCGAATAGGTAAT
This window contains:
- a CDS encoding TonB family protein — protein: MRRFLLDYAVFVLLLGGSVAGHYWFVFHYHPGSTVIRIALEPEAGRTSVAITLIAAKPKVELPDLVKPTKLKELPKPLELLIAKVELPPEAVITAELPRPQAVAVPIAPPPMEKIEEEEKPPEEQPLTPPKRKQPLAKPPETETIESDSTVTIVTQEMRGIVTAPTILSRRLPIYPPYAYAQKLDGSADLAVHVSTEGKVLSVSVFKSSGYSDMDQAWIEAVRDWTFTPALRDGKPVDQHVHVPVTFRIRKTP